From a region of the Alnus glutinosa chromosome 1, dhAlnGlut1.1, whole genome shotgun sequence genome:
- the LOC133858308 gene encoding uncharacterized protein LOC133858308 isoform X2, producing MMSTVGLELANSLNADLSWKRVSKGYRSAPRRARKPVLEIADKTTRRADDTIVSESEKVGVAVLGRRFREKIEQVPIKKRRFRFRSPPPPAWSSSPHLDRSETHMATDVNAGDGKISEVTSKKLGYTEDFSGIEMLAAIACNNRMGDDTDHAGGNLVVEKSTQDRTETSTSAIALAETTASFETVNISSHEDRMDGLTLQDNTVENLPRDNDGRTTENFVSSRGERLHWDLNVSMDAWEKPYDVYLRKNVVENISDDSKQNEKLQVFEGCELQRETMDIKHDIECAVQSTVDGVVSSDEHGDINIPIDLQGFSLGSDGSNGEEHELQSCSGLDRIPDKCVTSTTCNALESSTYDVAITKAPTEVVSMDVNVDPFHGSDDIITNAGASEKNGNTSLHSVTAKESDVALSYAPVLERTTIQKGDGTDTGTASGLHDDKNTPEEMTSVDICLPLERVSLEIKRVIRATEVDAHHSGSPCKDIHASGQSGLTKDAEDQADFASVPHNAGVNSSVHVGSEEVMHKCSRNSITNLGDEGVSTSHEVHTNCGNSPPSSPGKVTIEDPSTAGCDLEISRGVKDHVVGKQNIEEFQIGFDSQYEDGELRELDVHCCKENEGDYGELEFVNNYSHNMDTSDVDDVDYLMFEKVKVGIGCREERSFVREAKNTEKNVKVRRGSSPGSDTIVERTLHCATADAVKEPSVNSETKSAADNSPVGHKISEKLTLVETEGSTMRKIPDDCMYGLNEKNCPLKVVEPKISKKDSEFVQRSRYDNFDSCTRAEMDDATDHSIGRDKSALHVKIPSVGRLISPSTGYWDSKHRESPTYFDSYGSGRPKPKSVVESCGYVMTSDCTMSGAVWVARVDNRVYSPSARRRLPSDREDAYGTRRGVAPVREMSSDRKFRRYPIGVSQGPREYHRPVLDGSRDYSYRVPNHMARGEHSISSPNKGRPLHFTQPYRKSRSRSRSRSPVAWLLPRERSEGSNHHSSRSPNHRFEAGMERVRLPLKKPIFTADNEAGFMSPPRRRLSPQRHPRWIDDQVAAVDHFKGRRFSVRTFQQSQRFDQVHSPQELDSDDYFEPMIHPGRFVDMDRAGRGCSDDDRRKHGGRYEIIDRVRRYGKNGVVRRVGYDAEDCLLPQNSHNYDDYDRGVDRRLRNVPRRVNEDKGHLRYNHGGLFDSSSNSFRTQDA from the exons ATGATGAGCACAGTCGGCCTAGAACTTGCTAATTCTTTGAACGCTGATTTGTCTTGGAAGAGGGTCTCAAAAGGGTATAGGAGTGCACCAAGGCGTGCCAGGAAACCAGTTCTGGAGATAGCGGATAAGACGACCAGAAGGGCAGATGACACAATTGTCTCCGAGTCTGAAAAG GTTGGTGTTGCTGTTCTTGGACGACGATTCAGAGAGAAAATAGAGCAAGTACCAATTAAGAAGAGGAGATTTCGGTTTCGATCTCCGCCCCCACCAGCTTGGTCCTCTTCTCCTCATCTTGACAGATCTGAGACACACATGGCAACTGATGTCAATGCTGGTGATGGAAAAATTTCAGAGGTGACAAGTAAAAAGCTTGGTTACACTGAGGACTTCTCGGGTATTGAGATGCTTGCAGCTATTGCCTGCAACAACCGCATGGGGGATGATACTGATCACGCTGGGGGGAATCTAGTTGTGGAAAAATCAACTCAGGATAGAACTGAAACATCAACTTCTGCAATAGCTCTGGCCGAAACTACTGCATCCTTCGAAACAGTCAATATCTCCTCGCATGAAGATAGAATGGATGGCTTGACTTTACAAGACAATACAGTTGAAAATCTTCCTCGTGACAATGATGGCAGAACAACtgaaaattttgtttcttcCCGAGGCGAACGGTTACACTGGGACCTTAATGTTTCAATGGATGCTTGGGAGAAACCTTATGATGTTTATCTTCGAAAAAATGTTGTAGAAAATATATCTGATGATAGCAAGCAGAATGAGAAGCTACAGGTTTTCGAAGGTTGTGAGTTACAGAGGGAAACTATGGATATTAAACATGACATTGAATGTGCAGTGCAGTCTACTGTGGATGGAGTTGTCTCATCTGATGAACATGGTGATATTAATATACCTATAGACTTGCAAGGCTTTTCCCTTGGATCAGACGGATCAAATGGAGAGGAACATGAATTGCAATCGTGCTCTGGCCTTGACAGAATCCCTGATAAATGTGTTACAAGTACAACTTGTAATGCTTTAGAATCTTCAACCTATGATGTTGCCATCACGAAAGCTCCCACTGAGGTTGTCAGCATGGATGTAAATGTTGATCCATTCCATGGATCAGATGATATTATCACAAACGCAGGGGCTTCTGAGAAGAATGGTAATACATCACTTCACAGTGTTACTGCCAAGGAGTCCGATGTTGCTTTAAGTTATGCACCGGTTTTAGAGAGGACTACTATTCAAAAAGGAGATGGCACGGATACTGGCACAGCATCTGGTTTGCATGATGATAAGAATACTCCCGAAGAGATGACAAGTGTGGACATCTGTCTCCCATTAGAACGAGTTTCCCTTGAAATCAAGCGTGTTATTAGAGCAACGGAAGTGGATGCTCACCATTCTGGCTCCCCTtgtaaagatattcatgcatcAGGCCAATCTGGGTTGACTAAGGATGCAGAGGATCAAGCTGATTTTGCTTCTGTGCCTCATAATGCAGGAGTTAATTCTTCAGTGCATGTTGGGTCTGAGGAAGTGATGCACAAGTGTTCTAGAAATTCCATTACCAATCTCGGGGACGAAGGTGTATCCACTTCTCATGAGGTGCACACAAACTGTGGTAACAGTCCTCCAAGTAGCCCGGGTAAGGTTACTATAGAAGATCCTTCCACTGCTGGCTGCGACCTGGAAATTTCTCGAGGCGTTAAAGATCACGTAGTTGGCAAGCAAAACATTGAGGAATTTCAGATTGGTTTTGATTCTCAATATGAGGATGGGGAGTTAAGGGAATTGGATGTACATTGCTGCAAGGAAAATGAGGGCGATTATGGGGAGCTGGAATTTGTGAACAATTACTCCCATAACATGGATACATCTGATGTTGATGATGTGGATTACCTGAtgtttgaaaaagtgaaagttGGAATTGGATGCAGGGAAGAAAGATCTTTTGTGCGTGAAGCTAAGAATACTGAGAAGAATGTAAAAGTTCGGAGGGGATCAAGCCCAGGATCTGATACTATTGTTGAAAGAACATTACATTGTGCCACAGCAGATGCTGTAAAAGAACCTTCAGTGAATTCTGAGACAAAATCTGCAGCTGATAACTCGCCAGTGGGTCATAAAATATCTGAAAAATTGACTCTGGTAGAAACTGAGGGCAGCACGATGAGGAAAATTCCTGATGACTGCATGTATGGACTTAATGAGAAAAATTGTCCTCTTAAAGTAGTTGAACCAAAGATATCCAAGAAGGATTCTGAATTTGTGCAGAGGAGCAG ATATGATAATTTCGATTCATGTACTCGAGCTGAAATGGATGATGCTACTGACCATTCCATTGGAAGGGACAAATCTGCTTTGCATGTGAAAATCCCATCTGTTGGTCGGTTAATTAGTCCTTCAACAGGCTATTGGGATTCAAAACACCGTGAATCGCCTACATATTTTGATTCATATGGATCTGGACGCCCTAAACCAAAAAGTGTTGTTGAGAGCTGTGGTTATGTGATGACTTCAGACTGTACAATGTCAGGAGCAGTATGGGTTGCGAGAGTTGATAACCGGGTCTATAGTCCCTCCGCTAGAAGGAGATTGCCATCTGATAGGGAAGATGCTTATGGTACTCGTAGAGGGGTGGCACCTGTAAGAGAAATGAGTTCTGATAGAAAGTTTAGGAGATATCCAATAGGGGTTAGTCAAGGCCCAAGGGAGTACCACAGGCCTGTGTTGGATGGCTCCAGAGACTATTCTTATCGTGTGCCCAATCATATGGCCAGGGGAGAACATAGCATTTCTTCCCCTAATAAAGGAAGACCTCTTCATTTTACTCAACCCTACAGGAAATCTCGGTCTAGATCCAGAAGTCGCTCTCCTGTTGCATGGTTGTTGCCAAGGGAACGAAGTGAAGGTTCAAATCATCATAGCAGCCGATCTCCAAATCATAGGTTTGAGGCTGGAATGGAAAGGGTGAGATTGCCCCTTAAGAAGCCCATTTTTACAGCAGACAATGAAGCTGGGTTCATGTCCCCTCCAAGACGTCGCTTGTCCCCACAGCGTCATCCCAGATGGATCGATGATCAAGTTGCTGCTGTAGATCATTTCAAGGGCAGGAGATTTTCTGTGAGGACTTTCCAACAAAGCCAAAGGTTTGATCAGGTGCATTCCCCTCAAGAATTGGATTCAGATGATTACTTTGAACCCATGATACATCCTGGAAGATTTGTTGATATGGATAGAGCAGGTAGAGGATGTAGTGATGATGATAGAAGGAAACATGGTGGTAGATACGAAATAATAGATCGAGTGAGGCGTTATGGTAAGAATGGTGTTGTTCGGCGTGTCGGGTATGATGCAGAAGATTGTCTTCTGCCACAAAACTCTCACAACTATGATGACTATGATAGGGGTGTTGACAGAAGGCTTAGGAATGTACCTAGGAGAGTCAATGAAGATAAAGGTCATTTAAGATACAATCATGGTGGGCTCTTTGATTCCAGCTCAAACTCATTTAGAACACAAGATGCCTAA
- the LOC133858308 gene encoding uncharacterized protein LOC133858308 isoform X1: MLTLSYRSFQVSSRTCMMSTVGLELANSLNADLSWKRVSKGYRSAPRRARKPVLEIADKTTRRADDTIVSESEKVGVAVLGRRFREKIEQVPIKKRRFRFRSPPPPAWSSSPHLDRSETHMATDVNAGDGKISEVTSKKLGYTEDFSGIEMLAAIACNNRMGDDTDHAGGNLVVEKSTQDRTETSTSAIALAETTASFETVNISSHEDRMDGLTLQDNTVENLPRDNDGRTTENFVSSRGERLHWDLNVSMDAWEKPYDVYLRKNVVENISDDSKQNEKLQVFEGCELQRETMDIKHDIECAVQSTVDGVVSSDEHGDINIPIDLQGFSLGSDGSNGEEHELQSCSGLDRIPDKCVTSTTCNALESSTYDVAITKAPTEVVSMDVNVDPFHGSDDIITNAGASEKNGNTSLHSVTAKESDVALSYAPVLERTTIQKGDGTDTGTASGLHDDKNTPEEMTSVDICLPLERVSLEIKRVIRATEVDAHHSGSPCKDIHASGQSGLTKDAEDQADFASVPHNAGVNSSVHVGSEEVMHKCSRNSITNLGDEGVSTSHEVHTNCGNSPPSSPGKVTIEDPSTAGCDLEISRGVKDHVVGKQNIEEFQIGFDSQYEDGELRELDVHCCKENEGDYGELEFVNNYSHNMDTSDVDDVDYLMFEKVKVGIGCREERSFVREAKNTEKNVKVRRGSSPGSDTIVERTLHCATADAVKEPSVNSETKSAADNSPVGHKISEKLTLVETEGSTMRKIPDDCMYGLNEKNCPLKVVEPKISKKDSEFVQRSRYDNFDSCTRAEMDDATDHSIGRDKSALHVKIPSVGRLISPSTGYWDSKHRESPTYFDSYGSGRPKPKSVVESCGYVMTSDCTMSGAVWVARVDNRVYSPSARRRLPSDREDAYGTRRGVAPVREMSSDRKFRRYPIGVSQGPREYHRPVLDGSRDYSYRVPNHMARGEHSISSPNKGRPLHFTQPYRKSRSRSRSRSPVAWLLPRERSEGSNHHSSRSPNHRFEAGMERVRLPLKKPIFTADNEAGFMSPPRRRLSPQRHPRWIDDQVAAVDHFKGRRFSVRTFQQSQRFDQVHSPQELDSDDYFEPMIHPGRFVDMDRAGRGCSDDDRRKHGGRYEIIDRVRRYGKNGVVRRVGYDAEDCLLPQNSHNYDDYDRGVDRRLRNVPRRVNEDKGHLRYNHGGLFDSSSNSFRTQDA, translated from the exons ATGCTAACTTTGAG TTACAGGAGTTTTCAAGTGTCGAGTAGAACTTGCATGATGAGCACAGTCGGCCTAGAACTTGCTAATTCTTTGAACGCTGATTTGTCTTGGAAGAGGGTCTCAAAAGGGTATAGGAGTGCACCAAGGCGTGCCAGGAAACCAGTTCTGGAGATAGCGGATAAGACGACCAGAAGGGCAGATGACACAATTGTCTCCGAGTCTGAAAAG GTTGGTGTTGCTGTTCTTGGACGACGATTCAGAGAGAAAATAGAGCAAGTACCAATTAAGAAGAGGAGATTTCGGTTTCGATCTCCGCCCCCACCAGCTTGGTCCTCTTCTCCTCATCTTGACAGATCTGAGACACACATGGCAACTGATGTCAATGCTGGTGATGGAAAAATTTCAGAGGTGACAAGTAAAAAGCTTGGTTACACTGAGGACTTCTCGGGTATTGAGATGCTTGCAGCTATTGCCTGCAACAACCGCATGGGGGATGATACTGATCACGCTGGGGGGAATCTAGTTGTGGAAAAATCAACTCAGGATAGAACTGAAACATCAACTTCTGCAATAGCTCTGGCCGAAACTACTGCATCCTTCGAAACAGTCAATATCTCCTCGCATGAAGATAGAATGGATGGCTTGACTTTACAAGACAATACAGTTGAAAATCTTCCTCGTGACAATGATGGCAGAACAACtgaaaattttgtttcttcCCGAGGCGAACGGTTACACTGGGACCTTAATGTTTCAATGGATGCTTGGGAGAAACCTTATGATGTTTATCTTCGAAAAAATGTTGTAGAAAATATATCTGATGATAGCAAGCAGAATGAGAAGCTACAGGTTTTCGAAGGTTGTGAGTTACAGAGGGAAACTATGGATATTAAACATGACATTGAATGTGCAGTGCAGTCTACTGTGGATGGAGTTGTCTCATCTGATGAACATGGTGATATTAATATACCTATAGACTTGCAAGGCTTTTCCCTTGGATCAGACGGATCAAATGGAGAGGAACATGAATTGCAATCGTGCTCTGGCCTTGACAGAATCCCTGATAAATGTGTTACAAGTACAACTTGTAATGCTTTAGAATCTTCAACCTATGATGTTGCCATCACGAAAGCTCCCACTGAGGTTGTCAGCATGGATGTAAATGTTGATCCATTCCATGGATCAGATGATATTATCACAAACGCAGGGGCTTCTGAGAAGAATGGTAATACATCACTTCACAGTGTTACTGCCAAGGAGTCCGATGTTGCTTTAAGTTATGCACCGGTTTTAGAGAGGACTACTATTCAAAAAGGAGATGGCACGGATACTGGCACAGCATCTGGTTTGCATGATGATAAGAATACTCCCGAAGAGATGACAAGTGTGGACATCTGTCTCCCATTAGAACGAGTTTCCCTTGAAATCAAGCGTGTTATTAGAGCAACGGAAGTGGATGCTCACCATTCTGGCTCCCCTtgtaaagatattcatgcatcAGGCCAATCTGGGTTGACTAAGGATGCAGAGGATCAAGCTGATTTTGCTTCTGTGCCTCATAATGCAGGAGTTAATTCTTCAGTGCATGTTGGGTCTGAGGAAGTGATGCACAAGTGTTCTAGAAATTCCATTACCAATCTCGGGGACGAAGGTGTATCCACTTCTCATGAGGTGCACACAAACTGTGGTAACAGTCCTCCAAGTAGCCCGGGTAAGGTTACTATAGAAGATCCTTCCACTGCTGGCTGCGACCTGGAAATTTCTCGAGGCGTTAAAGATCACGTAGTTGGCAAGCAAAACATTGAGGAATTTCAGATTGGTTTTGATTCTCAATATGAGGATGGGGAGTTAAGGGAATTGGATGTACATTGCTGCAAGGAAAATGAGGGCGATTATGGGGAGCTGGAATTTGTGAACAATTACTCCCATAACATGGATACATCTGATGTTGATGATGTGGATTACCTGAtgtttgaaaaagtgaaagttGGAATTGGATGCAGGGAAGAAAGATCTTTTGTGCGTGAAGCTAAGAATACTGAGAAGAATGTAAAAGTTCGGAGGGGATCAAGCCCAGGATCTGATACTATTGTTGAAAGAACATTACATTGTGCCACAGCAGATGCTGTAAAAGAACCTTCAGTGAATTCTGAGACAAAATCTGCAGCTGATAACTCGCCAGTGGGTCATAAAATATCTGAAAAATTGACTCTGGTAGAAACTGAGGGCAGCACGATGAGGAAAATTCCTGATGACTGCATGTATGGACTTAATGAGAAAAATTGTCCTCTTAAAGTAGTTGAACCAAAGATATCCAAGAAGGATTCTGAATTTGTGCAGAGGAGCAG ATATGATAATTTCGATTCATGTACTCGAGCTGAAATGGATGATGCTACTGACCATTCCATTGGAAGGGACAAATCTGCTTTGCATGTGAAAATCCCATCTGTTGGTCGGTTAATTAGTCCTTCAACAGGCTATTGGGATTCAAAACACCGTGAATCGCCTACATATTTTGATTCATATGGATCTGGACGCCCTAAACCAAAAAGTGTTGTTGAGAGCTGTGGTTATGTGATGACTTCAGACTGTACAATGTCAGGAGCAGTATGGGTTGCGAGAGTTGATAACCGGGTCTATAGTCCCTCCGCTAGAAGGAGATTGCCATCTGATAGGGAAGATGCTTATGGTACTCGTAGAGGGGTGGCACCTGTAAGAGAAATGAGTTCTGATAGAAAGTTTAGGAGATATCCAATAGGGGTTAGTCAAGGCCCAAGGGAGTACCACAGGCCTGTGTTGGATGGCTCCAGAGACTATTCTTATCGTGTGCCCAATCATATGGCCAGGGGAGAACATAGCATTTCTTCCCCTAATAAAGGAAGACCTCTTCATTTTACTCAACCCTACAGGAAATCTCGGTCTAGATCCAGAAGTCGCTCTCCTGTTGCATGGTTGTTGCCAAGGGAACGAAGTGAAGGTTCAAATCATCATAGCAGCCGATCTCCAAATCATAGGTTTGAGGCTGGAATGGAAAGGGTGAGATTGCCCCTTAAGAAGCCCATTTTTACAGCAGACAATGAAGCTGGGTTCATGTCCCCTCCAAGACGTCGCTTGTCCCCACAGCGTCATCCCAGATGGATCGATGATCAAGTTGCTGCTGTAGATCATTTCAAGGGCAGGAGATTTTCTGTGAGGACTTTCCAACAAAGCCAAAGGTTTGATCAGGTGCATTCCCCTCAAGAATTGGATTCAGATGATTACTTTGAACCCATGATACATCCTGGAAGATTTGTTGATATGGATAGAGCAGGTAGAGGATGTAGTGATGATGATAGAAGGAAACATGGTGGTAGATACGAAATAATAGATCGAGTGAGGCGTTATGGTAAGAATGGTGTTGTTCGGCGTGTCGGGTATGATGCAGAAGATTGTCTTCTGCCACAAAACTCTCACAACTATGATGACTATGATAGGGGTGTTGACAGAAGGCTTAGGAATGTACCTAGGAGAGTCAATGAAGATAAAGGTCATTTAAGATACAATCATGGTGGGCTCTTTGATTCCAGCTCAAACTCATTTAGAACACAAGATGCCTAA
- the LOC133858310 gene encoding proline--tRNA ligase, chloroplastic/mitochondrial, protein MVVCLRLPSLTSSLFSSATANSLRRSPAFLRRRSTRQLQPSQLAAARFSAQGTAATEERAGEKSKSGANSQEQVITPRSQDFNAWYLDIIANAELADYGPVRGTMVIRPYGYAIWEAIQEYLNVKFKETGHSNMYFPQFIPYSFIEKEASHVEGFSPELALVTIGGGKELEEKLVVRPTSETIVNHMFTQWIHSYRDLPLMVNQWANVTRWEMRTKPFVRTLEFLWQEGHTAHATPEEAENEAIQMINVYTKFAYEQAAIPVIAGRKSRVETFAGASRTYTIEAMMGDRKALQAGTSHNLGQNFSRAFETQFTDENGQRLHVWQTSWAVSTRFVGGIIMTHGDDAGLMLPPRLAPIQVVIIPIWKKDDDKTGVLNAASAVKEFLQTAGVKVKLDDSDQRTPGWKFNFWEMKGVPLRIEIGPRDVSSGSVVISRRDVPGKQGKVFGISMEPSILEGYVKDKLGEIQASLLGQATLFRDSNIVDVSSYDELKVAISQGKWARGPWSASDEDELKVKEETGATIRCFPFEQPQGIKTCLMTGNPAEEVAIFAKSY, encoded by the exons ATGGTGGTGTGTCTGAGACTCCCTTCTCTCACGTCGTCTCTATTCTCTTCCGCCACCGCCAACTCCCTCAGACGCTCTCCGGCGTTTCTCCGGCGGCGAAGCACTCGCCAGCTGCAGCCATCGCAGTTAGCCGCAGCCAGGTTCTCGGCGCAGGGCACGGCGGCGACGGAGGAGCGGGCGGGTGAGAAGTCGAAGAGCGGAGCGAACAGCCAGGAGCAAGTGATAACGCCTCGGTCGCAGGACTTCAACGCTTGGTACCTGGATATCATTGCCAACGCTGAGCTCGCCGACTACGGTCCTGTCCGCGGCACCATGGTTATTCGCCCCTACGGCTACGCCATTTGGGAGGCCATTCAG GAGTACCTGAACGTTAAGTTCAAGGAGACCGGTCACAGTAACATGTATTTCCCGCAG TTTATACCATACTCATTTATAGAGAAAGAAGCTAGCCATGTTGAGGGTTTTAGTCCAGAATTAGCTCTTGTGACTATTGGGGGAGGAAAGGAACTAGAAGAAAAACTTGTG GTTCGACCTACAAGTGAAACCATCGTAAATCACATGTTCACTCAATGGATTCATAGCTACCGTGATCTTCCTCTCATGGTTAACCAG TGGGCGAATGTCACAAGATGGGAGATGCGAACAAAACCATTTGTGAGGACTCTCGAATTTCTCTGGCAGGAGGGGCATACTGCTCATGCCACTCCAGAAGAGGCAGAAAATGAG GCTATACAGATGATTAACGTCTATACAAAATTTGCTTATGAGCAAGCTGCAATACCTGTTATTGCAGGTCGAAAATCTAGAGTTGAAACATTTGCTGGTGCTTCTAGGACCTATACAATTGAAGCCATGATGGGTGATCGCAAGGCATTACAGGCTGGAACCAGCCATAATCTTGGGCAGAACTTCTCTCGTGCTTTTGAAACCCAG TTCACAGATGAAAACGGACAAAGGCTACATGTGTGGCAAACATCATGGGCAGTTAGTACCCGTTTTGTTGGTGGTATTATCATGACCCATGGAGATGATGCAGGGTTAATGCTTCCTCCAAGGCTTGCACCAATACAG GTGGTAATAATACCAATTTGGAAGAAGGATGATGACAAAACAGGAGTTCTAAATGCTGCATCGGCTGTAAAGGAATTTCTTCAAACTGCAGGGGTTAAAGTTAAACTTGATGACTCAGACCAAAGAACCCCAGGATGGAAATTCAATTTCTGGGAGATGAAG ggaGTCCCTCTAAGGATTGAGATTGGTCCTCGTGATGTTTCCAGTGGAAGTGTGGTTATATCTAGGAGAGATGTTCCCGGAAAGCAGGGGAAAGTGTTTGGAATCTCTATGGAACCTTCAATTTTAGAAGGTTATGTAAAAGACAAATTGGGCGAGATCCAGGCATCTCTTTTGGGACAGGCAACTTTATTTCGGGACAG TAACATTGTAGATGTGAGCTCGTATGATGAACTCAAAGTAGCAATTTCCCAGGGCAAATGGGCAAGGGGTCCTTGGTCAGctag TGATGAAGACGAGTTAAAAGTGAAAGAAGAGACAGGGGCAACTATTAGGTGTTTTCCCTTTGAGCAGCCTCAGGGGATTAAAACATGCTTGATGACTGGCAATCCTGCGGAGGAAGTAGccatttttgcaaaatcataTTAA
- the LOC133862774 gene encoding uncharacterized protein LOC133862774, protein MAMQAGRLIQDQNFNVHYNGASVGGKTNVHKAERKGGLGARKPLSDLSNSEKPVLNRAPKKQTSKNVTFIDEHSGASKIRDVTNKKTSISKASAKLQTGSRKALSDISNSGKADLHAEALNKNLNLKLGVVAEKPLHHVSAIAEERFLHNHQECIKAQTKSMDMDEFLKTVGLDNDHSKYLATPCAPSVSRKLKIQPENSLKKYHLELEDMAEQLIEDGGSSWKHELLSSRPASPPPPCMTPKSPSYSTLWKDCDFINFKLMETPELPRH, encoded by the exons ATGGCGATGCAAGCTGGTCGTCTGATTCAAGATCAAAACTTTAATGTTCACTACAATG GTGCTTCTGTTGGGGGAAAGACCAATGTCCATAAAGCAGAGAGGAAAGGAGGGCTTGGTGCAAGGAAACCACTTAGTGATTTATCAAACTCAGAGAAGCCTGTTCTAAATCGGGCACCGAAAAAGCAAACTTCGAAGAATGTCACTTTTATTGATGAACATTCTGGTGCCTCTAAAATCAGAGATGttacaaacaaaaagacaagCATCTCTAAAGCCTCAGCGAAGTTGCAGACGGGTAGCAGGAAAGCGCTTTCTGACATTTCAAACTCTGGCAAGGCAGATCTGCATGCTGAGGCACTAAACAAGAATCTTAACCTGAAGCTCGGTGTTGTGGCAGAGAAACCACTTCATCATGTCAGTGCTATTGCTGAAGAACGATTTCTGCACAATCATCAAGAGTGCATTAAAGCACAGACTAAGTCTATGGACATGGATGAATTTCTGAAGACAGTTGGACTAGACAATG atCATTCGAAATACCTAGCAACTCCATGTGCACCATCAGTGTCAAGAAAATTGAAG ATTCAGCCTGAAAACTCTCTGAAGAAGTACCACCttgaattggaagatatggctGAGCAGCTGATTGAAGATGGAGGATCTTCTTGGAAGCATGAGCTGTTGTCAAGCAGGCCTGCCTCTCCACCACCTCCTTGCATGACCCCAAAATCACCCAGTTATTCCACACTCTGGAAAGACTGCGACTTCATCAACTTTAAGTTGATGGAGACTCCAGAATTGCCAAGGCATTGA